From a region of the Neobacillus niacini genome:
- a CDS encoding alpha/beta hydrolase family protein, whose translation MGKEMEVMIEAEFPLAATLTIPEGSNEKYPLVVMVHGSGPTDRDSNAKGMPMNIFKQLSDLVVAEGFASIRYDKRGIGASKGDFYEMGVHDLINDAQAVVEFAKQHPNIDSENVILLDHSEGSIIAPFVNEKVSVDGMILLAGTAEPLSETLTWQREEIIKDVRSVKGFQGWIIRLLKVDQKITKMNEDIIQALLGTDAPVIKYKGKKINAKWNREHIHFDVSKPLQNVTCPVLAITGTKDVNVKVSDLEKIKRLVQGECETHIIQDMTHMLRKTDVEYSFSKIMNNNKKSLKQPIDSELKEIMIAWLRTWKNRQVKTENTEMLVK comes from the coding sequence ATGGGTAAAGAGATGGAAGTGATGATAGAAGCAGAATTTCCGTTAGCGGCAACCTTAACGATTCCAGAAGGGTCAAATGAAAAGTACCCTTTGGTTGTTATGGTACATGGAAGTGGTCCAACGGATCGAGATTCGAATGCTAAAGGCATGCCTATGAATATCTTTAAGCAATTAAGTGATCTAGTGGTGGCAGAAGGATTCGCCAGTATTCGGTATGATAAAAGGGGGATAGGTGCCAGTAAAGGGGATTTTTACGAAATGGGCGTGCACGATTTAATCAACGATGCACAGGCTGTAGTAGAATTTGCTAAACAGCATCCAAACATAGACTCAGAGAATGTGATTTTACTAGACCACAGTGAGGGAAGTATTATCGCACCATTCGTGAATGAAAAGGTTTCAGTAGATGGAATGATTCTTCTTGCAGGCACAGCTGAACCGTTATCAGAAACCTTGACCTGGCAACGCGAGGAAATAATCAAGGATGTAAGATCTGTAAAAGGATTTCAAGGATGGATAATTCGATTATTAAAAGTAGATCAAAAAATTACAAAAATGAATGAAGACATAATACAGGCACTACTTGGCACGGACGCGCCGGTTATAAAGTATAAAGGGAAAAAAATCAACGCGAAATGGAATAGAGAGCATATACATTTTGACGTATCAAAACCGCTGCAAAATGTCACTTGTCCTGTTCTTGCTATAACTGGTACAAAGGATGTAAACGTAAAGGTTAGTGATTTAGAAAAGATAAAGAGGCTTGTTCAGGGTGAATGTGAAACGCATATTATACAAGACATGACTCATATGCTTCGAAAGACAGATGTGGAATACAGCTTCAGCAAAATAATGAATAATAATAAAAAATCACTAAAACAACCTATTGATTCTGAATTAAAAGAAATAATGATTGCATGGTTACGAACCTGGAAAAATAGACAGGTCAAAACTGAAAATACCGAAATGCTGGTTAAATAA
- a CDS encoding HAD family hydrolase, with protein MEFKPKAIFLDMDGTILNHQNQVSIHTKDVIDQLRNQGIYVFIATGRAFDEIEGIVPAGFEVDGVVTSNGMAGYVGNEVIFKHSLPLNLVEEVIKRARESKVYYELFPYGYDRITLEQDQSYVENEITEPKPESVGINEWLSRKEAIKEKIMWVDEIVGHEFSKFYFFAKSKEHINRWKEELEQLKKEIDFTTSISSNHNVEVMVANVNKATGIQQMLKHFNLSDTETMAIGDSDNDLPMLRLVHYSVAMKNAPDRIKEITDDVTDFTCDEDGVFYYLKTRFLSEK; from the coding sequence ATGGAATTTAAACCAAAGGCGATTTTTTTAGACATGGATGGCACAATCTTAAATCATCAAAATCAGGTAAGTATACATACGAAGGATGTCATTGACCAGCTGCGCAATCAGGGGATATATGTTTTTATCGCAACGGGCAGAGCGTTTGATGAAATCGAGGGAATTGTACCGGCTGGTTTTGAAGTAGATGGAGTCGTAACTTCAAATGGAATGGCTGGATATGTTGGTAATGAGGTAATCTTTAAACATTCTCTTCCGCTTAACCTGGTGGAGGAAGTAATTAAAAGAGCAAGGGAAAGCAAAGTCTATTACGAATTATTTCCGTATGGATATGACCGTATCACATTAGAACAGGATCAAAGTTATGTTGAAAATGAGATAACAGAACCAAAGCCCGAAAGTGTCGGCATCAATGAGTGGCTTTCCCGGAAAGAAGCGATTAAAGAGAAAATTATGTGGGTGGATGAGATTGTTGGACATGAATTTTCTAAGTTCTATTTCTTTGCTAAGTCAAAGGAACATATCAATCGATGGAAAGAAGAACTAGAACAATTAAAGAAGGAAATAGACTTTACCACCTCGATTTCGTCTAATCATAACGTCGAGGTCATGGTAGCTAACGTGAATAAGGCAACAGGGATTCAGCAAATGTTAAAACACTTTAATTTGTCAGACACAGAAACAATGGCAATAGGCGATAGTGATAATGACCTGCCAATGCTGAGACTCGTTCATTATTCGGTAGCCATGAAAAATGCTCCTGATCGAATTAAAGAAATCACCGATGATGTTACTGATTTCACATGTGATGAAGATGGGGTTTTTTATTATCTTAAGACACGTTTTTTGTCTGAAAAATAA
- a CDS encoding LLM class flavin-dependent oxidoreductase, with protein MKLSVLDQSVISKGDSARTALQNTVKLAQVTEELGYTRFWVAEHHNTNGIAGSSPEILISHIASNTNKIRVGSGGVLLPQYSPYKIAENFKVLEALFPNRIDAGIGRSPGGSPNTRMALTDGNRKSLNEFPRQVQDLQRFLLNQLPNEHSFHDVKAYPAIESLPEMWILGISHRGARMAAEYGTAFTYGHFIIPDNGLRAMDYYSTHFQPSPFLQKPKTNVCVFVVCAETQVEAEELALSQDLWLLGVEKGIDTRIPSIEEAMKISLTADERMKIHKNRRRMIIGTPQKVKTELQRLSEKYQTDEFMIITNIYNFKDKIRSYTLLAEELF; from the coding sequence TTGAAATTAAGCGTTCTCGACCAATCCGTCATCAGTAAAGGGGATTCCGCACGCACTGCTTTACAAAACACGGTAAAACTTGCTCAAGTAACAGAAGAGCTGGGATATACACGGTTTTGGGTGGCGGAACATCATAATACAAATGGAATCGCTGGTTCCTCACCGGAAATCTTGATATCTCATATCGCTTCAAATACTAATAAAATTCGGGTAGGTTCAGGCGGAGTGTTGCTGCCACAGTATAGCCCATATAAAATTGCCGAGAACTTCAAGGTATTAGAAGCACTGTTTCCAAACAGAATCGATGCCGGAATTGGACGTTCTCCCGGAGGGTCCCCGAACACACGGATGGCATTAACTGATGGGAACCGAAAAAGCCTAAACGAATTCCCCAGGCAGGTTCAAGATTTACAGAGGTTTTTGCTAAATCAACTACCCAATGAGCACAGTTTTCATGATGTTAAAGCCTATCCTGCTATAGAAAGTTTGCCGGAAATGTGGATTCTGGGAATTTCGCATCGCGGGGCAAGGATGGCTGCGGAATATGGGACTGCATTCACCTATGGACATTTCATTATTCCGGATAATGGTCTCCGGGCTATGGACTATTATTCCACCCATTTTCAGCCATCGCCTTTTTTACAAAAACCTAAAACGAATGTTTGTGTATTTGTGGTATGTGCCGAAACCCAAGTAGAAGCGGAAGAATTAGCGTTGAGTCAGGATTTATGGCTGCTTGGTGTTGAAAAGGGGATCGATACCAGGATTCCATCGATCGAAGAGGCAATGAAAATCTCCTTAACAGCCGATGAAAGAATGAAGATACATAAAAATAGAAGACGGATGATTATTGGTACACCACAGAAGGTCAAAACAGAACTTCAACGGTTGAGTGAAAAATACCAAACCGATGAGTTCATGATTATTACAAATATCTATAACTTTAAGGACAAAATCCGTTCTTATACATTATTAGCTGAAGAGCTATTTTAA